A genomic segment from Spinacia oleracea cultivar Varoflay chromosome 3, BTI_SOV_V1, whole genome shotgun sequence encodes:
- the LOC110783445 gene encoding uncharacterized protein yields the protein MGDFNAVLLAADRVNGNAVTEGETKDFDSCMDAAGLAELKSCGSYYSWSNKGQGNLRICSRIDRAIANALWHSKFVDAVVDYLPPGISDHSPLVMSWMGCVLSKGWIHVQVWTKLKAVKQGLKELHHKDFAKLDERIEGLRADLGQIQIQLASCPTDSNVQQSERDCSETLKKFLHIQESAYRQKARIQWLQVGDSNSKFFFSAMKERIARNSIDILYDDSGKKLSTTQEIQEELSSFYKKLIGTAASSLMGVDAGVVRKGKQLSAADAEMLVVPVSDAEIDAAIKGIDINKAPGLDGFNSLFFLKAWEIVNYKYIDTYLRIYACILDKTTSFLD from the exons ATGGGGGATTTCAATGCAGTTTTATTAGCTGCTGATAGGGTAAATGGCAATGCAGTTACAGAAGGAGAAACTAAGGATTTTGATAGCTGTATGGATGCTGCAGGGTTGGCTGAGCTTAAGAGTTGTGGGAGTTACTATTCTTGGAGCAATAAGGGGCAAGGTAACTTGAGAATCTGTTCCAGAATAGATAGGGCCATTGCTAATGCATTGTGGCATTCTAAGTTTGTTGATGCTGTGGTGGATTATTTACCTCCAGGAATATCTGATCACTCACCTCTGGTTATGTCTT GGATGGGATGTGTCCTGTCCAAGGGGTGGATCCATGTTCAAGTTTGGACTAAGCTGAAAGCAGTAAAGCAAGGATTGAAGGAGCTACATCATAAAGATTTTGCTAAGCTTGATGAGAGAATTGAGGGGTTAAGGGCTGATTTGGGTCAAATTCAGATTCAGTTAGCTTCTTGCCCTACTGATAGCAATGTGCAACAAAGTGAGAGGGATTGTAGTGAGACTCTTAAGAAGTTCTTGCATATTCAGGAGAGTGCATATAGACAGAAAGCAAGAATTCAGTGGTTGCAAGTAGGAGATTCTAATTCTAAGTTCTTTTTCAGTGCAATGAAGGAGAGGATAGCTAGGAATAGCATTGATATTTTGTATGATGATTCTGGGAAGAAACTTAGCACTACTCAGGAAATTCAGGAAGAACTTAGCTCTTTCTATAAGAAGTTGATTGGTACTGCAGCTAGCTCCTTGATGGGTGTGGATGCTGGAGTGGTTAGGAAAGGGAAGCAGCTTTCTGCTGCTGATGCAGAAATGTTGGTGGTTCCTGTTTCAGATGCAGAAATTGATGCAGCTATCAAAGGTATTGATATCAATAAAGCCCCTGGGCTTGATGGTTTCAATAGCTTGTTCTTTCTTAAAGCTTGGGAGATtgttaattataaatatatagaTACCTATCTACGCATCTATGCGTGCATACTAGATAAAACGACGTCGTTTCTAGATTAA
- the LOC110783444 gene encoding uncharacterized protein, which translates to MLSELGFPMKFVNWVMQCLYSVSYSILINGCPTKPIPAKKGLRQGDPISPYLFALSMEYLSRCLAALAEDTNFSYHPRCKKLDLTHMMFADDLLMFSRADEGAVKALFDAFTKFSLASGLEANLHKSEVYLAGVSDHVASNIVSLIGVPQGSFPFRYCGVPLTTRKLSFTDCKPLIDRTVARIKRWTSQFLSYAGRLQLVKYVLFGIQLYWCQIFVMPKKVMKEIQRICRCFLWSGADADSRKASISWEQLCFPKSCGGWNLKDLTVWNKAAVLKHCWALALKQDRLWVRWIHAYYIQHRDFWTMPIPNGLTWSLRKIWHNREVFLQANGVDQFVQAGKFRFQKMYKFLHPVGAQVGWKRLICNSHASPKSTFIVWLAVQNRLATKDRLIRWHLSIDGTSGLCQLENESLEHLFFSCSYSQEIWNQVLLSLGVNRTVLPWQEEVQIAVKKSRSKQKQACKYSIAFIESVYCIWLQRNAKVFRDHVDPIETVVSNIMFNVECRYQ; encoded by the coding sequence ATGCTGTCAGAGCTAGGATTCCCTATGAAGTTTGTGAATTGGGTGATGCAGTGTCTTTATTCTGTTTCTTATTCCATTCTGATAAATGGTTGTCCCACTAAACCAATTCCTGCAAAGAAAGGGttgagacaaggtgatcccatTTCTCCTTATTTGTTTGCTTTGAGTATGGAATATCTGTCAAGGTGTCTTGCTGCTCTTGCTGAAGATACTAACTTCTCTTATCACCCTAGATGCAAAAAGTTGGATCTCACccatatgatgtttgctgatgatttgtTGATGTTCTCCAGAGCTGATGAGGGTGCTGTGAAAGCTCTTTTTGATGCTTTTACCAAGTTTTCTTTGGCTTCTGGTTTGGAAGCTAATTTGCACAAAAGTGAAGTTTACTTGGCAGGTGTTTCTGATCATGTTGCTTCCAATATTGTTAGCTTAATTGGGGTTCCTCAGGGATCTTTCCCATTCAGGTATTGTGGTGTCCCTCTTACAACTAGGAAGCTCTCCTTCACAGACTGCAAGCCTCTCATTGatagaactgttgctagaatcaAGAGATGGACTTCTCAGTTTCTTTCCTATGCAGGTAGGCTGCAACTGGTGAAATATGTACTCTTTGGTATCCAACTCTACTGGTGTCAGATTTTTGTTATGCCTAAAAAGGTGATGAAGGAGATTcagagaatttgtagatgtttCTTGTGGTCTGGTGCTGATGCAGATTCTAGGAAAGCTTCTATCTCTTGGGAGCAATTGTGTTTCCCTAAGAGTTGTGGAGGGTGGAATCTTAAAGATCTAACTGTGTGGAATAAAGCAGCAGTTTTGAAGCATTGTTGGGCTTTAGCTTTGAAGCAGGATAGGCTTTGGGTGAGGTGGATTCATGCTTATTATATTCAGCATAGAGACTTCTGGACTATGCCAATTCCTAATGGTTTAACTTGGTCATTGAGGAAAATTTGGCATAATAGAGAAGTATTTCTGCAGGCAAATGGAGTGGATCAGTTTGTGCAAGCTGGTAAATTCAGATTTCAGAAAATGTATAAGTTTCTTCATCCAGTTGGAGCTCAGGTGGGATGGAAGAGATTGATTTGTAATAGCCATGCTAGTCCAAAGAGTACCTTCATTGTGTGGCTAGCAGTGCAGAACAGACTAGCTACAAAAGACAGATTGATAAGATGGCATCTGAGTATTGATGGTACTAGTGGTCTGTGTCAGTTGGAAAATGAAAGCTTGGAGCACCTATTCTTCTCTTGCTCTTATTCTCAGGAGATTTGGAATCAGGTTTTGCTTTCTTTAGGTGTGAATAGAACTGTGTTGCCTTGGCAGGAGGAGGTTCAGATTGCAGTGAAGAAAAGCAGAAGCAAACAGAAGCAAGCCTGCAAGTATAGTATAGCTTTCATTGAGTCTGTTTACTGTATTTGGTTGCAAAGAAATGCTAAGGTTTTTAGGGATCATGTTGATCCAATCGAAACTGTTGTTAGCAAcattatgtttaatgttgagtgtAGATATCAGTAG